One genomic segment of Pandoraea thiooxydans includes these proteins:
- a CDS encoding phosphopantetheine-binding protein, translating to MITTPTKIESELATLIIEGLNLDIDREHIDPDGPIFGEGLGLDSIDALELGMLLSSTYHVTITPGDKKNDEIFKSLRSLGQYVEQHRQA from the coding sequence ATGATAACCACGCCCACGAAAATCGAAAGCGAGCTCGCCACCTTGATCATCGAGGGACTCAACCTCGATATCGATCGTGAACACATCGATCCCGATGGACCGATTTTCGGCGAAGGCCTGGGCCTGGATTCGATCGATGCCCTCGAGTTGGGCATGCTGCTCTCATCGACTTACCACGTGACCATCACGCCGGGCGATAAAAAGAACGACGAGATTTTCAAATCGCTTCGATCGCTCGGACAGTATGTCGAACAGCACCGGCAGGCGTGA
- a CDS encoding AMP-binding protein produces the protein MYGWDGWMECYATAQRYAFAYALAAGMAASPQSGFAIAQVAANQATHMTYALTETFRSPQFRFHQFPVTSPLPHIVGGLNAAQPIVLQGYPSMLGLLAQEAAAGRLTIAPRLSIGIGEPLYPSTRERLSRAFPAAPVQNWWGCSETSGLAMSCGAGAGMHLSDDTLIVELVDEKGAPIAPGQTAAKIFVTNLFNRLTPLIRYELSDQPTLLDEPCPCGSAHRRVADLQGRHEENFAYGDDRGERIIVHPKVFTSVLFSEAGILDYQVWQTARGAEIDFLPGEAPGDAVDLSAVGERVVHALAALGVPSPEAVLRPRPELDRRHGGKLVRHVPLDHPTARRHIESS, from the coding sequence GTGTACGGCTGGGACGGCTGGATGGAGTGCTATGCAACGGCGCAACGCTATGCGTTTGCCTATGCGTTGGCCGCCGGCATGGCTGCGTCGCCGCAAAGTGGCTTCGCGATCGCGCAAGTGGCAGCCAATCAGGCCACGCACATGACCTACGCGCTGACCGAAACCTTCAGATCGCCGCAGTTTCGCTTCCATCAATTTCCGGTCACGTCGCCACTGCCGCATATCGTGGGCGGCCTCAACGCCGCCCAGCCGATCGTACTGCAAGGGTATCCGTCGATGCTGGGCCTGCTCGCGCAGGAGGCCGCGGCCGGGCGTCTGACGATTGCGCCGCGTCTGTCGATCGGCATCGGCGAGCCGCTCTACCCATCCACGCGGGAGCGGCTCTCGCGCGCGTTTCCCGCTGCGCCAGTGCAAAACTGGTGGGGTTGCAGCGAGACCAGCGGGCTTGCGATGTCGTGCGGCGCCGGTGCGGGGATGCATTTGAGTGACGACACGCTCATCGTCGAACTGGTCGACGAGAAGGGCGCACCGATTGCGCCCGGCCAGACGGCTGCCAAAATATTCGTGACCAATTTGTTCAACCGGCTCACGCCGCTGATCCGCTATGAGCTGTCGGATCAGCCGACGCTGCTCGACGAACCGTGTCCGTGCGGCTCGGCCCATCGTCGTGTGGCAGATTTGCAGGGCAGGCACGAAGAGAATTTTGCGTACGGCGATGACCGCGGCGAGCGGATCATCGTGCATCCGAAGGTATTCACCTCGGTGCTGTTCAGCGAGGCCGGCATTCTCGACTATCAAGTCTGGCAAACCGCGCGAGGCGCCGAGATCGATTTCCTGCCGGGTGAGGCGCCCGGCGACGCGGTGGATCTCAGCGCGGTAGGCGAGCGTGTAGTGCATGCGCTCGCCGCGCTCGGCGTGCCGTCCCCCGAGGCCGTACTGAGACCGCGTCCTGAACTGGACCGCCGACATGGCGGAAAACTCGTCCGGCATGTGCCGCTGGATCACCCCACCGCACGCCGACACATCGAATCTTCGTAG
- a CDS encoding hydroxymyristoyl-ACP dehydratase — protein sequence MSQSISHRLVAHEIYRRIPHDGAMRLLDAVTDWDDTMIECAAGSHADPEHPLRWLGRLAGVHAIEYAAQAVALHASLVSGDAPLRRAYVAAFRRVDLLAERLDTLGAAPLAVRATLKAAQGGGAQYAFDVCCAAQTLTRGMMTVAIERGVP from the coding sequence GTGTCGCAGTCGATATCGCACCGATTGGTCGCGCATGAGATCTACCGCCGCATTCCGCACGACGGCGCGATGCGCTTGCTCGATGCCGTGACGGACTGGGACGACACGATGATCGAGTGCGCGGCCGGCTCGCATGCCGATCCCGAGCATCCGCTGCGCTGGCTCGGCCGGCTGGCCGGCGTGCATGCGATCGAATATGCGGCGCAGGCGGTTGCGTTGCATGCCAGCCTGGTCAGCGGCGACGCGCCGCTGCGGCGGGCCTATGTGGCCGCGTTTCGGCGTGTCGATTTGCTTGCAGAACGCCTCGATACGCTCGGCGCCGCGCCGCTGGCGGTTCGCGCCACGCTCAAGGCCGCGCAGGGCGGCGGCGCGCAATATGCGTTCGACGTGTGCTGTGCGGCGCAAACCCTGACGCGAGGCATGATGACGGTCGCCATCGAGCGAGGCGTGCCATGA
- a CDS encoding beta-ketoacyl synthase chain length factor → MTPLFVDAVEMLGPGVRDWAQGAALLREPCDGALGDLPSGEPSMLAPNERRRTTTAIRLALRVTEQLAARAPLDVSLIASVFTSSAGDLHVTDRVCMALGQPGAPVSPIHFHNIVHNATAGYWSIGAHAQAGSVSLSAGEASFAAGLLEALSIVVSEQAPVLLVSYEQPAPAIIDRHLPICAPFATAMLVSGRALGARGWALNVERIPGCPASRMTHPAWEDLRAGNAAARALPLLECMATDRRERIFLDAGGAASVAVDIAPIGRA, encoded by the coding sequence ATGACTCCCCTGTTCGTCGATGCCGTCGAGATGCTCGGCCCCGGCGTGCGCGACTGGGCACAGGGCGCGGCGCTGTTGCGCGAGCCGTGCGACGGCGCACTCGGCGATCTGCCAAGCGGCGAACCGTCGATGCTGGCACCCAACGAACGGCGTCGCACCACCACAGCGATTCGCCTGGCGTTGCGCGTGACCGAGCAACTGGCCGCGCGCGCGCCGCTCGACGTGTCCCTCATCGCCTCGGTGTTCACCTCGTCGGCCGGCGATCTGCACGTGACCGACCGTGTGTGCATGGCCCTTGGCCAGCCCGGCGCGCCGGTCTCGCCGATTCATTTCCACAACATCGTGCACAACGCCACGGCCGGTTACTGGTCGATTGGCGCGCACGCGCAGGCCGGTTCGGTCAGCCTGAGCGCAGGCGAGGCGAGCTTTGCCGCCGGCTTGCTCGAAGCGCTCTCGATCGTCGTGAGCGAGCAGGCCCCGGTGCTGCTGGTCTCCTACGAGCAGCCGGCGCCGGCCATCATCGACCGCCACTTGCCGATCTGCGCGCCGTTTGCCACCGCCATGCTGGTCAGCGGCCGGGCGCTCGGTGCGCGCGGTTGGGCACTGAACGTGGAACGCATTCCCGGTTGCCCGGCCTCGCGCATGACACATCCGGCCTGGGAGGACTTGCGGGCCGGCAACGCAGCGGCGCGTGCATTGCCATTGCTCGAATGCATGGCCACGGACCGCCGCGAGCGGATTTTCCTGGATGCGGGAGGAGCAGCGAGTGTCGCAGTCGATATCGCACCGATTGGTCGCGCATGA
- the fabG gene encoding 3-oxoacyl-ACP reductase FabG produces MTSATARRALVTGGSGALGAAICRRLARQGCHVIVHAHRNPARAQAVADEIVGHGGSAETVGFDVIDNAGAAQALAYLLEAGPIQVVVNNAGVHDDAPLAGMTFEQWRRVVEVSLHGFFNVTQPLLLPMIRTRWGRVISVSSVVGSIGNRGQGNYAAAKAGLHGVTKALALELATRGVTVNAIAPGFIAAGMAEGIAQSVIDAVVPMKRAGGADEVAAAVGYLALDEAAYVTGQILGISGGLG; encoded by the coding sequence ATGACATCGGCGACCGCCAGGCGAGCGCTCGTCACCGGCGGCAGCGGCGCATTGGGCGCGGCGATTTGCCGCCGCCTGGCGCGCCAGGGTTGCCATGTGATCGTGCATGCGCACCGCAACCCGGCGCGCGCACAGGCCGTCGCCGACGAAATCGTCGGGCACGGCGGCAGCGCCGAGACGGTCGGCTTCGACGTGATCGACAACGCGGGGGCCGCGCAGGCGCTGGCTTACCTGCTTGAAGCGGGGCCGATCCAGGTGGTCGTCAACAACGCGGGCGTGCATGACGATGCGCCGCTGGCCGGCATGACGTTCGAGCAGTGGCGGCGCGTTGTCGAGGTGTCGCTGCACGGGTTTTTCAACGTCACGCAGCCGCTGCTGCTGCCGATGATCCGCACCCGCTGGGGGCGGGTGATCAGTGTGTCGTCGGTGGTGGGCAGCATCGGCAATCGCGGGCAGGGCAATTACGCGGCGGCCAAGGCAGGACTGCATGGGGTCACCAAAGCGCTCGCGCTGGAACTTGCCACGCGCGGCGTCACGGTCAATGCGATCGCGCCCGGTTTTATCGCCGCCGGCATGGCCGAGGGGATTGCGCAAAGCGTGATCGACGCGGTGGTGCCGATGAAGCGCGCGGGCGGCGCCGACGAAGTGGCCGCCGCGGTCGGTTACCTGGCATTGGACGAGGCAGCTTACGTGACCGGGCAGATCTTGGGCATCAGCGGCGGACTCGGATGA
- a CDS encoding beta-ketoacyl-ACP synthase produces the protein MSDIARQTPIYVTAYTLTSALGVGNQAALRALQTGRGGLREVTLRAGGQTWLGLIDGAADAPVPAALAQYDCRAHRILGSALAQDGFAPAVRRAAERYGAQRIGCFIGTIASGLAELEARYVGCDPAHGDLGPDVRVRHTAHLASATEFCCRVLGIDGPAATISTACSSSAKVFASAYRHLQAGLCDAAVVAGIDCANEGFIYGFRSLGLLSEAPCRPWDKARDGISIGEAAGFALLERVPHETGPGAIALTGFGESSDAYHMTAPHPEGAGARAAIELALQRAGLDADEIDYVNLHGSGSPSNDSAEDAAIAAVFGDGCLCSSTKGWTGHTQGAAGITEAVISFLSIRAGLVPANLNAREIDPALRTPVALETLQRPLKRVLSNSFGFGGNNCALVFEALA, from the coding sequence ATGAGCGATATCGCCCGGCAAACTCCAATCTATGTGACGGCCTACACGCTGACCAGCGCGCTGGGCGTGGGCAACCAGGCGGCGCTGCGGGCCTTGCAGACGGGGCGAGGCGGACTGCGCGAGGTGACGCTGCGTGCCGGCGGCCAGACCTGGCTCGGCCTGATCGATGGCGCGGCCGATGCGCCGGTGCCGGCCGCGTTGGCGCAGTACGATTGCCGGGCGCACCGTATTCTCGGCAGCGCGCTGGCGCAAGACGGATTCGCGCCAGCAGTGCGGCGCGCGGCCGAGCGCTACGGCGCGCAGCGGATCGGCTGCTTCATCGGCACCATCGCCTCGGGCCTGGCCGAACTGGAGGCTCGCTATGTGGGCTGCGATCCCGCCCATGGCGATCTTGGCCCGGACGTGCGTGTGAGGCATACCGCACATCTGGCTTCGGCCACCGAGTTTTGCTGCCGCGTACTGGGCATCGACGGACCGGCAGCGACCATATCGACCGCCTGCTCCTCGAGTGCGAAGGTGTTTGCCAGTGCGTATCGGCATCTCCAGGCCGGCCTGTGCGACGCGGCCGTGGTGGCGGGGATCGATTGCGCCAACGAGGGATTCATCTACGGTTTTCGCTCGCTCGGGCTGCTCTCCGAAGCGCCGTGCCGCCCCTGGGATAAGGCGCGCGACGGCATCAGCATCGGCGAGGCGGCCGGCTTTGCGCTGCTCGAGAGGGTGCCGCATGAGACCGGGCCTGGAGCGATCGCCCTGACGGGCTTTGGCGAGAGCAGCGACGCTTATCATATGACCGCGCCTCATCCGGAGGGCGCCGGCGCACGCGCGGCCATCGAACTGGCATTGCAGCGCGCCGGACTGGATGCCGATGAGATCGATTATGTCAATCTGCACGGCAGCGGCAGCCCATCGAACGACAGCGCGGAAGATGCAGCGATTGCGGCGGTGTTCGGCGACGGCTGCCTTTGCAGCTCGACCAAAGGCTGGACCGGTCACACGCAGGGTGCGGCCGGCATTACCGAGGCGGTCATTTCGTTTTTGTCGATACGTGCCGGCCTCGTCCCCGCGAACCTGAATGCGCGCGAGATCGACCCGGCGCTGCGCACGCCGGTGGCGCTGGAGACGCTGCAGCGGCCGCTCAAGCGCGTGCTGAGCAATTCATTCGGCTTTGGCGGCAACAACTGCGCGCTCGTCTTTGAGGCACTCGCATGA